From the Psilocybe cubensis strain MGC-MH-2018 chromosome 9, whole genome shotgun sequence genome, one window contains:
- a CDS encoding Lipase 3 gives MPVPGSSQELYPKHHHLGLEATFCGLEHPLSTPDTPIHQFLGIKYAHIPARFRQSVLCTTYPPIVDASKHGPICPQQRATKSMEETLFGIPLDEIPNQNLKQDEFECLNLNITCPAGLTPDSRLPVMIWVHGGGDRGSGSEWYYDGGAIVRKSIRYNKPIILVTFNYDIASASVSWASPPTPLFVTTTKQLASMGPEIMASLRDQRNANDWVHRYISEFGGDPNNITLFGSGSGAADIVCHLLSQANLTRPIFHQSIIQSPVFEPTLPDVGSAGWCLSRVVSALQLTNIEKYRNIEVEKLLGLGQTLRVVDDRVFFRDGWQNFLGPKPNGGHSLTEHSRIHHGVLNNLLRPTGQRSKSRSRSRSAIRNLRSPSRPKAKAIPTIPEHTHHITQPIIIGDSSADSYLWSNPISLWTSAGVVRRLKAVCQSLSKTSAILRAYDVSQYTPEEEITERVLELVNDARVAWPTHCIAQNAAQERGDHGVWRFVFDQEGPSRGIPHHAADLMYLFDNVPLPASAKMGAVMEMDMFSVELDDDVSDELEDEPCVSPGIASPCPGADGEGDCARGRTRCRGDSFSSALAAKCESIAPRESKGGSSSSSSEQDAEQDEWLVAPVDEYSYCRVRDAMQERWISFAYGEVPWREDKVFVFGPEGETGERSREIFEGRRRRRLWSEALEPLGAALVQKLGVELSRGPAHGADR, from the exons ATGCCTGTGCCGGGATCAAGTCAAGAGTTATACCCCAAACATCACCACTTGGGTTTAGAGGCCACTTTCTGTGGTCTTGAGCACCCGTTGTCTACCCCAGATACCCCAATCCACCAGTTTCTTGGTATTAAGTATGCTCATATACCGGCGCGTTTTCGCCAGTCTGTCCTCTGCACCACGTATCCGCCCATAGTCGACGCTTCGAAGCATGG TCCAATATGTCCGCAACAGCGGGCGACAAAATCAATGGAGGAGACCCTATTCGGGATCCCATTGGACGAGATTCCCAACCAAAATCTCAAACAGGATGAATTCGAGTGCTTAAACCTCAACATCACCTGTCCTGCTGGTCTCACCCCCGACTCGCGCTTGCCCGTCATGATCTGGGTACACGG CGGCGGCGACAGAGGTTCTGGCTCAGAATGGTATTACGACGGCGGAGCTATTGTCCGTAAAAGCATTCGATACAACAAGCCAATCATACTTGTCACTTTCAA TTACGACATAGCTTCCGCATCGGTCTCCTGGGCTTCGCCACCAACGCCATTATTCGTGACGACAACAAAGCAGCTGGCGAGCATGGGACCGGAAATTATGGCGA GCCTTCGCGATCAGCGCAATGCGAACGACTGGGTGCACCGTTACATCTCTGAATTTGGAGGCGACCCAAATAACATTACTCTGTTTGGCTCCGGGTCCGGCGCCGCCGACATCGTCTGCCATCTCCTCTCGCAGGCCAACCTCACTCGCCCCATATTCCATCAGTCGATAATACAATCTCCTGTATTCGAACCAACCTTACCTGACGTTGGATCTGCGGGATGGTGTCTGTCTCGCGTGGTATCGGCCCTGCAACTCACCAATATCGAAAAATATCGCAATATTGAAGTCGAGAAGCTGCTAGGCCTTGGCCAGACTCTAAGAGTAGTCGACGACCGTGTGTTCTTTAGAGACGGGTGGCAGAACTTTTTAGGGCCCAAGCCAAACGGAGGCCACTCTCTTACAGAGCACAGCAGAATACACCACGGTGTGCTTAACAATCTTCTGCGCCCGACAGGGCAACGCAGTAAAAgtaggagcaggagcagatCTGCCATACGCAATCTTCGCTCGCCATCACGTCCGAAAGCAAAGGCTATACCCACCATCCCTGAGCACACCCATCATATTACTCAACCCATCATCATTGGCGATTCCTCGGCGGACTCTTACCTCTGGTCCAACCCTATATCTCTGTGGACCTCTGCCGGGGTAGTCCGACGGCTCAAGGCCGTATGCCAGTCTTTGAGTAAAACATCTGCTATCTTGCGAGCATACGATGTATCGCAATACACCCCTGAGGAAGAAATCACCGAGCGTGTTCTTGAGCTCGTCAACGACGCCCGTGTGGCGTGGCCTACACACTGCATCGCACAAAACGCCGCACAGGAACGCGGCGACCACGGCGTCTGGCGCTTCGTCTTTGATCAGGAAGGCCCCTCGCGGGGCATCCCCCACCACGCCGCGGACCTCATGTACCTCTTCGACAACGTCCCATTGCCAGCCAGCGCCAAAATGGGCGCTGTCATGGAGATGGACATGTTCTCGGTTGagctcgacgacgacgtctCGGACGAATTAGAAGACGAGCCGTGCGTCTCGCCCGGCATCGCGAGCCCCTGCCCGGGCGCGGACGGTGAAGGTGACTGCGCGCGCGGGCGCACGCGCTGCAGGGGCGACAGCTTCAGCAGCGCGCTCGCAGCGAAATGCGAGTCCATCGCGCCGCGCGAGTCGAAGGGGGGCTCGTCGAGCAGCTCGAGCGAGCAGGACGCGGAGCAGGACGAGTGGCTCGTTGCGCCTGTGGACGAGTACTCGTACTGCCGCGTGCGCGACGCTATGCAGGAGCGCTGGATCTCGTTTGCGTATGGAGAGGTGCCGTGGCGCGAGGATAAggtgtttgtgtttggcCCCGAGGGCGAGACGGGCGAGCGGTCGAGGGAGATCTTTGAGGgcaggaggaggcggcgCTTGTGGTCGGAGGCGCTGGAGCCGCTTGGGGCGGCGTTGGTGCAGAAACTGGGTGTCGAACTCAGTAGGGGCCCTGCTCATGGCGCGGATCGGTGA
- a CDS encoding Short-chain dehydrogenase/reductase phmF: MKYTLWNMFIDQTFKSIPGVVTKNLEGRTVVVTGANGGIGFETAKHFAKMNPARVIIACRNQKFGDEAATKIKQDTGFSNVEVWLLDLASFASVNAFAEKYEKEGGRLDILVENAATIPNGKMVLTDDGWESVFQVNNLSTSLLALLLLPRMLETAKTHQTTPRLVVVSSGVHFWTKIDDSVIKSENPLKAFGTSPKYLGRATNSIAAKRYYDTKLLNLFFARALADRLRGQPIIVNSVDPGYAYSNLRRNLKGIMAIVDWLMEKAVAITSEQASRQLIYAAVHDPPVANDLRGAYIMQGKISEPSDYVISREGISVQNILWDNLIEELTKVNPDVAQVVKEHLREPPTNTRVY, translated from the exons ATGAAGTATACTCTCTGGAATATGTTTATAGACCAGACTTTCAAATCCATCCCGGGTGTTGTCACCAAGAACTTGGAAGGTCGGACAGTAGTTGTAACTGGGGCGAACGGAGGCATAGGATTCGAGACGGCGAAGCATTTCGCTAAGATGAACCCAGCGCGGGTAATCATAGCCTGCAGAAATCAAAAGTTCGGCGACGAAGCAGCAACAA AGATCAAACAGGACACCGGATTTTCCAACGTTGAGGTCTGGCTACTCGATCTGGCCAGCTTCGCCTCTGTCAATGCCTTTGCGGAGAAATACGAAAAGGAAGGTGGGAGATTGGATATCCTAGTGGAAAATGCCGCAACAATACCAAATGGCAAAATGGTACTCACAGACGATGGATGGGAGTCCGT ATTCCAAGTCAACAACTTATCGACATCGCTACTTgccctccttcttctccctcgAATGTTGGAGACGGCAAAAACGCACCAAACAACTCCGCGTCTAGTTGTCGTTTCAAGCGGCGTGCATTTTTGGACCAAGATCGATGACTCGGTTATCAAGAGTGAAAATCCTCTAAAAGCGTTCGGAACTTCTCCTAAATATCTAGGGCG TGCAACCAATTCGATTGCGGCAAAACGATACTATGACACCAAAC taCTCAACCTCTTCTTCGCTCGAGCGCTTGCAGATCGTCTACGGGGCCAGCCAATAATCGTCAACAGCGTCGATCCAGGATACGCCTACTCGAATCTCCGCagaaatctcaaaggaatcaTGGCGATCGTCGACTGGCTTATGGAAAAAGCTGTCGCTATAACGTCTGAACAAGCCAGTCGCCAGCTAATATATGCTGCAGTGCATGACCCTCCCGTCGCTAATGATCTTCGCGGGGCGTATATCATGCAAGGCAAGATTTCGGAACCTAGCGACTATGTGATTAGCCGCGAGGGAATCTCTGTTCAGAATATATTATGG GACAATCTAATTGAGGAATTGACAAAAGTCAATCCAGACGTTGCCCAGGTTGTAAAAGAGCACTTGCGAGAACCACCAACAAACACGCGTGTCTATTAG